The window CGGCAGGAATTTTTATTGAAACAAGCTACAAGAAAGATCGTCAACCAGCAGTCCTGAACGCTATCTGGATAATTATTGCAATGATCGCTATCTTGCAACTACTTTTTAACTAAATAAAATTGCACGCACAATCAATACCTATCTTTCGTATGACAAAGCTTTGTCCGTAAATCCGGTGATCTCAGCCCCGCTTTGACCAGGAAAAACTTCCGTCTTTAGTTTTTCGTTTTCTAGAACCTGGAATAGTGCCGTTGCCTGAACTTGAGAGTTTTGATTGATCGATACCGACCCACCGCCACCATTTGGGGCCTCTATAAGTTCGTATTTAACTACACCCGAGTCAACACCTATGGTCGCTGGATCAGGCGTGTTACCTTTAACGGCAAAGGCCTTCGGACTGCCTTGGTAATCGCCAAGGGAAATAATTATGTATTGTGGGTCGTTGGCGTAATACAACAAGGCTAGATGTCCAACCCAATAGCCATTCGAGCCAGTGCCCCCACCACTTCCACTTACCCCAGCGTAACCATTAGTCCCTTCTTTAAACCAGTTACCTATCAGTTTGCCAGGTATGTCGTAATCGATCTTGCCACTATACGGTTTCGCTTGGCGAGTACTTTTCGAAAGCATCTTGTCCTGCAGGCTCGAGCTAAAATACGAATAAAAATCGTCTGTGTGAACTTTCCAAGGTTCGGACTCGTACATCTCGGGGTGAATAAAGCCTGGTAGGGTTATCGAAAAGTTATAGACAGCCGTATCGAGCGATTGCGCGCCGATTCGACCGATTTCTTGACCAGCCTTTACCGGAATTCGAAGACTCCCTTTACTGCCATTTGAGCCTAAATCTCCGACTTGTTTTGCGATTATATCATCAAGTTTGGTTACTAGGTCGAAATAGCTAACAGTCTGGCATGAATGCTGGAAAATTATTCGATATTCGGGCGGTCTGGACTCTCCACTATCAACCATCACCCCTCTTGCTCCCACCTCAACTATATATCCATCGGCCATAGCATAAACTGGGAAAGCATCTCGATCTGAATTCTTTGGATAGAAATAAAGATGATCGATCGGAGTTACATGTGCTCCAGCAGTTAAACCATAGGGAGAAATTGAATCAACATTCTCTATATCCATCGGTAAATTTTGCATAGACACGCGCTCATTAGAGCTGCAGTCTTTGAGCCAACTATTATCTAAGCTACTGCTCGCAGCTTCTTCGCTGTTGTTTGGCTGTTTAGCTTGCTTTCGATAGACATAAGTTCCTGCAATAACAACTACCGAGGCGCATAAGATTAGCCCGATGAAGCCCAAGACATGACCAAATCCTTCTCGTCGACTTTCAAAATGTTTTATATGCAAATTACAACCCACCCCTAAAAGATACTTTTTAGATACAAGCGAACTATTTCTTGAATTCGCGCTTGAGCATCATGGCCACACCTGCGGTCATTACGCCGGCGGCGATCAGGCTAAGATAAAAGCCAAGACCTGTATTAACAACACCAAAGCCGAGGCTGGTGTCAGGCCAATCGGTTAATACGATTATTAGGGCAAGCACAGAAGTTGCGCCAGCACCCAGTAATAAATTACGTCGCTGCTTCTCGACAAGGTTTAGCGAGCCCGCAACTGTTGCTGCTAACAGCACCAAAATTATTCCACCATCTGCATCAAAACCATTAGCTGATGATTTAAATAATTCGGTGTCTACGCTCACCCATGGCAAGAATAAACCAACGAGCAAAGCTGCTGCCCCAACAACAACTGCCATCAAAAATTTATCTGATTTTACTTGTCCAACTAACTTATTAACGTCGAAAGATGATTTCGCACCTTCGTTTGCTGTTTTATTGTCGGCCATATTCACTCCCCTATTTATAGACAGATTGTAGCACGCCTATCAAGGCTAGAGAACAAAAAAATATTGTAGTCTAACTATTACCGATTTGTTTTGGCTTGTCCTGAGAATTTTGGCTACGGAGTTTCGAAAGCGTATCTTGCAATATACTAAGGAACTTTTCGGCATGTTCGACGCTCATCCCAACACGGCTAACCGCAATCGGCTGGCTATTAGAGCCAAGGCCTTGAAGGAAATTGAGTGTAACGCCGTATTTATTAGCCGATACGTTAACCATATCGGTAAAGACTATTTTCGCATCAGGTAAAGGTAAAAAAACGGTGGTAGCCTTTTTGTCGTCACTGCTAGCAGTGTCGTTTTCGCCGTAGCCGGCTAGTTTCCACAAACTGAGAACTTCGCCCTCGGCAAGCTCAAAATGACTCGCTAGTAGCACTAATAGCTCTTCCGATGGCTGAACGCTGCCTTCTTCAATCTTCTGCAGATGCTCTATATCGTGTTCAACCGCCCCAGAAACTTCGAAGAGCGACTTATGAGCTTGTTCGCGTATCTCTTTTATTTTCCTGCCAAAATCTTTGTATGGTTTTTCCATGTAGATATATTTTACTATTTCTTTAAATCTCAGACAAAAATTCCTATAAAATATCTGTATGACAAACACGGAATTTCTCGAGCGAGTTAATCATTTAATCGAGCTGAGCCCAAAAGACCAGCAACAAATTATGAAAGCCCTGGAATTTGGCGCTAACGCTCACACCGGGCAAACTAGAGCTTCTGGAGAAAACTATTTTACTGGCCATTGTATGCCAGTTGCAATACATGTAGCCGAACTTGGATTAAGCGCAAATATGATAATCGCCGCCTTGCTGCACGATACAATCGAGGACACCTCAATAACCCATAAAGATATTCGGAAAGAATTTAACAAAACCGTTGCTGATTTAGTCGAAGGTGTTAGCAAGCTTGGTAAGCTAAAATACCGCGGCAATGAGCGACATGTAGAATCTCTGCGGAAATTCTTTGTAGCTGCCACTAAAGACGTTCGGGTGATTATTCTGAAATTATGCGACAGGTGGCATAATCTCGAGACGCTTGAGTATCTCCCAGAAGAAAAACGCAAGCGGATCGCTCTAGAAAGCATGATGATTCATGGTGCGCTTGCCAGCAGGTTGAATATGGGTAAATTGACCAATGCCATAAACGACCTAGCTTTCCCCTATGCCATGCCCGAAGAATATGAAAAAACTCTGAGCTTACGCGAAAGTTTCCTAAAGCAAGAAGACAAGGTTATCGAACAGATGTATCGCGATATGTTACGTGTCCTTACCGATAGTCTAGGATACACTCCCAAGATAGACCGTCGCAAAAAAGGAATCTATAGTTTCTATAAAAAGCTCGAGCGTAAAGAGTGGAACACCGATCAAATACACGACATGATCGCAATTCGAGCAATCGTAAAAACAGATGCAGACTGCTATAAAGCACTTGGAGCAGTTCATGCAAAATGGCGACCTGTTCAAGGGCGAGTAAAAGACTATATTGCCAGCCCTAAGCCAAATGGATACCAGAGTTTGCACACGTCGGTTTTTACTGGTCGGGGTAACGTACTTGAAGTCCAGATACGCACCGAAGATATGCATCAATTTGCTGAGTTTGGTATTGCTGCTCACCATACCTACAAAGCCGATACAAAGTCTGCCCGAAAAAACGAATTCGACTGGATCGATCAACTCGGCGACATTAAGCAGGATGAGTCGGTTGACGATTATCTAAAAGATCTTCGAACAGATTTTTTTGCCGATAGAATTTTTGCTATGACGCCTCGCGGTGATGTGATCGACTTACCTCGCGGTGCAACGGTCTTGGACTTTGCTTTTGCTGTTCATACCGACCTCGGGATGAGTGCCCAGGGTGGAAAAATAAATGGCGTATACAAGGCACTCAAAACACCTCTCGAAAGCGAGGATATCGTCGAGATAGTCCCAGGTAAGAAAACTCACCCTACAACCGATTGGCTTAACTGGTCTATAACCAACCTTGCTCATTCGCGCGTACGCAAAAAACTCGGCCTACAGCGCAAATTTGTGCCCAATAAAAAAGCCAAGACTAGTAGCGCGAAATAAACTCTTTGGTTTGTTGGCGTAACTCTGCAAGTTGTTTTTTGCTGCTTCGACTAGAGATTGCCCTGTCGATCCAGTCGGCAATTAATTCCATGTGTTCCTCGGTAAGTCCACGCGTCGTAACTGCTGGTGTGCCAAGACGCAAACCACTCGGCCTAAAAGGCGGGTTTGTATCGTCTGGTATGGCATTCTTATTGCTTGTTATGCCAATTGCTTCAAGTGCCGTTTCGGCTTCGGCGCCATCAATCCTGCGACTACCAAGCATATCAATCAGCATCATGTGATTACTGGTCCCACCAGTTATCAGCTTAAAGTTACGCTTTTTTAGCTCACTAGCTAAGTGGCTTGCATTTAGGAGTATCTGTTTTGAATAGAGTTTGAATTCTGGTGCTAGGGCTTCGCCAAATGCGACCGCCTTGGCCAAAACTGCATGCATATGTGGCCCGCCCTGGACTCCGGGAAAGAGTGTCCGATCAACTAAAGTTGGTAGGTTCTCGATTGTCTTTTCTGGTTTTTTTAGTGGGTTAGTAACTTTACCTCGAGTAAGAATCAGCCCGCCCCGTGGGCCACGTAGAGTTTTGTGGGTTGTACTAGTCATCATGTGAAAACCATAATCAAATGGATTTTTAACTACACCGGCAGCGATCAATCCGGCTATATGGGCAATGTCGGCCATTAATACTGCGCCTATTTCGTTCCCAATTTCAGCAAATTTTGCATAATCTGGTTCGCGTGGGTAAGCGCTAAAACCAACTAAAATTATCTTTGGTTGATGTTTTTTAGCTAGCTTGCGTATAGCCGCATAGTCTAACTCACCTGTACTTATATCTTTCATGCCGTAGCGCACAAAGTTGAACTGTCTAGCCAACATCGTAACTGGGTGGCCATGAGTCAGATGTCCGCCATGGCTTAAGTCCATCGCCAATATTGTGTCGCCTGGATCGCACCAAGAGTTGTATGCGACCTCATTGGCCTGTGCTCCAGAGTGCGGCTGCACGTTAGCATGATCGGCTTTAAACAACTTTTTGGCTCGATCTATAGCCAATTGCTCGACTTGGTCGGTGTTCTCTTGCCCGGCATAATAGCGCTGTCCGGGATAGCCTTCTGAATACTTGTTGGTAAAAACCGATCCTAACGCCTCAAGAACATCTTTGCTGACATAGTTCTCGCTAGGAATAAGCTCGATTCCTTGGCGCTGACGCAAGATCTCTAAAGCCAATAGTTTAGTTAACACCTCGTCTTTCATATTCACTATTATACTTCCTAAAACCCACAAACCTACTAGTTTTTATTCGAATCCAACATATCACTTGTGATATAATTTATTAATATATGACAACTGTTAATCAAAAAATTGGCATACTTATTCAAAGAACACGGCAGCAACGCAACATTACCCAAGCAGATCTCGCCAAACTAATCGGCACTTCACAGAGTGCCATAAATCGAATCGAACACGGTAAACAGAATTTATCACTCGAAACAATCGCCAGAATTAGTGACGCCCTCGATAAGCAGTTGATGAAAGTAAGCGATAGTGTCAGTCTAAGAATTCATGGTGGCAAAGAACTGCACGGAGCAATTGAGGTCAATACCTCGAAAAACGCTGCCGTTCATCTCCTCTGCGCTAGTTTATTAAATTCTGGTACAACTCGGTTAAAGAAAGTTGCTAGAATCGAAGAAGTTTTTAGGATTATCGAAGTTCTCCAAAGCATTGGCGTCGATGTTAAATGGCATGGCGCAGACCTAGAAATAAAACCACCAAAAAAACTCGATCTAACAAATTTAAACGCAGACTCTGCTCGTAAAACACGTAGCATTATCATGTTTTTGGGCCCACTCATGCATCTGAGCCACCAGTTCGAGATACCATACGCAGGTGGCTGCAAACTTGGTAAGCGCACCATCCAGGCCCATAGCTACGCCTTAAACGAACTTGGACTAAATATTGAGACAGCCAACGAGACATATCAAATTACCGCCAACCCTAGAAAAGCATTACGTCCGATTGTCATGTACGAAAGTGGCGATACGGCTACAACCAATATCCTGCTTGCCGCCGCTAAGACTCCTGGCAAAACCATCATTAAAATGGCCAGTGCTAACTATATGGTCCAGGACATCTGTTTGTATTTGCGTGAGCTCGGTGTCCAGATTGACGGTATCGGTTCTACAACCCTAACAGTCCATGGTGTAAGCCATATTAACAAATCTGTTACATACAGCCCGAGTGAGGATCCTGTTGAAGCAATGACTTTCATTGCGGCGGCCGTGACCACAAACTCGTCAATCTTAGTCAGACGAGCGCCGATTGACTTTCTGGAGCTCGAACTCCTCAAGCTAGAAAAAATGGGTCTTAAATTTGATGTTTCAGCCGCTTATTCGGCAGACAATGGCTACACTCAGTTGGTCGATGTTCGCATATTTAAGCATAATGGAAGCTTGCAAGCGTTAGCCGACAAGATAGACAGCCGGCCATTCCCAGGTCTGAATATCGATCATTTACCATATTTTGTACCAATCGCCGCGACAGCTCATGGTCGAACTCTAATTCACGATTGGGTCTACGAAAACCGAGCGATTTATTACACCGAATTAACCAAGTTAGGTGCCGACATCGAGCTTGCCGATCCTCACCGCGCATTCGTAACTGGACCGACAAAATGGCGTCCGACAGACATGGTTTGCCCAGTGGCATTACGGCCAGCGGTTATCAATCTGATTGGTATGTTAGCTGCGCCAGGTGTTAGTGTATTGCGCAATATTTATACAATTGCACGAGGCTACGAGGACATTGCCGAGCGCTTTAATTCGCTTGGTGCCGACATAGAGGTTATCCACGACTTGTAGTTTAGTCTGAAGATGGCGGCTCGATATCTAATGCTACCGGATAGTCAAACGGGCTATCGACTATTCGTCCGGGCCGTACGCTTAGATCCATTCTTGCCTGACCTTCATGTAGCTGAGATTCAATTTCCCTGATAGCTAGCTCAAACGCTTCTACATCTATCTCTCCAGACAGTGCACCAATCCGACGCAATGCGGTAATGGTGATACCTGCAGCATATTCACCACCCCTTAAACCAGTTGTATGTGCATCAGCAGATGATGTGCCCTGATGCTCGCAAAACAAGGCCGCCGTAATAGCAGCCGCTCCTGCCGGACGCCCATCCCTTTGTCTGTCAAAACCCCGAATTTCTAGTGTCATATTTATAAAGTATTTCAAAGGCCACTTAGTTGCAAGCACAAGCAAATATAAAACCGGTCAAACGACCGGTTTTATATTTGGGGCGAATGATGGGAATTGAACCCACGACCTCCTGGACCACAATCAGGCGCTCTAACCAACTGAGCTACATCCGCCATAAAATTTAATTTAAATTTAATTTAAATTAAATTTACACTCACCCGCAGCTTTAGATGGACTTGAGTAAGCGAGATTAATACTACTACAAAACTACTGTTAGCAATAGTTTGTAACTGGCACTCCGGGAGGGATTCGAACCCCCGACCTGCGGGATAGAAGCCCGTTGCTCTAATCCACTGAGCTACCGGAGCGCGATATTGTCTAAAAACAACACCGGTAATATTACTAAAAGACACCTTAAAAATCCAGAGGCTACAATTGCAACGACTGGTTTGATATAATCTGCTGGCACACATGCGGGTGTGGTATAACGTTTATTATTCCTGCCTTCCAAGCAGGCGACGCGAGTTAGACTCTCGCCACCCGCACCAACGTCATAGTCGAAGACGAGCATCAAACCTAAATCTGGCAATCAAGTGGCCAGATTTTTTGTTTGATACATCATCGCTATTCCTTTACCCCACAAAACAGGTTTTGTAGGGGCCCCGATAGTCGAAGACGAGCATCAAACCTAAATCTGGCAATCAAGTGGCCAGATTTTTTGTTGCAGTCCGGCACAAGAAGCGCTTATACTTTATGCAATGAACCCGGATGATCTAAATATACTTATGAAAGTCATTGTGGCCGTGTCGCTTGGCGGCCTGATTGGTATCGAACGCGAAATTGCTCGTAAACCAGCAGGCATCCGAACTCATATGTTTGTAGCTGGTGCAGCAACCACAGTAATGTCAATTAGTGGCGTCTTGATAAATGAGTTTGCTCTTGCGCATGGCAGTGTTCAGTCTGACCCAGTCCGAGTAATCGAAGCGGTGATAGTTGGTATTAGTTTTATTGGCGCTGGTACAGTTTTAAAAAGCGAGAAAAGCCATAATGTCTACTATCTCACCACCGCAGCTTCAATTCTATTCGCAGCAACTATCGGCATAACTGTTGGCCTGGATAGAATATTTTTGGCTTTCGCACTTACTCTTCTAGTGATTTTGATTAACGCCGCAGTTGGCAACATCGAACAAAAGGTGCTAGGCAAAGACAGGCACGAAGTCGACAATGTCAAAGAATAGTGATCTCAGTTAGAAGAACTAAGAAATCAGTCTTTCAAGACCGTCACCCAAAAAATAAGCTATGGCAGCCGCAACTGTACCTAAGGCAATAACTTCTTGGATACTTACCCAGAGAGTAGTCTTATCGACCCGCGACTTGATAGCTGCCACAATTACAAACGAAGTTATTGCAAATCCGCAAGACATCAAGAAGGTTACTAGCCTCGACATTGTAATTGCTAAATCGATTGCATATGGGATTATTAATAATCCACCGAGGATGCAAAAAGCAGAAAAAGTTACTGCAGCCATCCAACGTGGCCGACGCTTGCGAGCCGCTCGTGCCGACAGGTAGGCACTAACAGCCATCGAAAACCCATCGGCGCCAACGTTGGCTGCTGCCAATATAAAAGTCATACGCTCATCTAAACCTGCACCGTATGCACCTGCTATAACTGCAAAAGTCGAAACCGTGCCATCAACACCACCGTAGACTATCTGGGGCACCGATCGTTTGACACCTTTAAGAATCACACTATGCCTCCAAATATCAGACCAGTGACAATTGGGATTATTAAATTATCAATACCTTTATCGGCAAATAGTTCGGCAGAGGCAATTATGAATGCTGCCAAAAACACATATAGCGCCCCTATGTCGTAATTTACGTTCGGGGCTAAATCGGCCAATGTCCAAAATAATGCGCCAGTGGTTAACACGAATAGAAAGCATGCCGAAGAACCAGCAAAGGATTTTATTCCAAAAACCCGACTTGGCTTTTTCTTTTTGCCGTATTTTCTGCCAACAATCGCGGCTAAACCATCACCTATGCCGAGGTTAATGATTGCTAAAAAATAGACTTCGGGCTGTTTGAAGAAAAACGCCGTCACAGCAATTGCGACCGCATAGCTAACTTCCCCATATGTGAGTCTCTTTACGGAGTAAAGCGACTTAAAAAGCTTTAGTTTTTTAAAAATGTATACGCCGATACCCATAGCAAGTGCCATGCCTATAACATATCCAGCGGGCAAGAAAAATCTCCATGTAGCTATCCAGGTTGCTGACAGCATATGGACAAATTTACGGCTATACTCACCTTTTAAAATTTTGTGAGACCAAAGAAACTGGCCTAACAACACAAGCAAGACAACAGGTGTAAGTGAAACTAGTGAAAGAATTAGGTCTTGGCTGTTTATGTTCATGGTTTGTTTTTATTATGGCATATCTTCTAGAAATATGAACTAAATCTGCTATAATTTCCTCGCTTAACTGTTTTCTAAAGCTAGTTGGCTTTACTTAGCAGTACCCGTCTAAGCGGGGCCAAAACCAAAAGGTATACTGGTTTTGAGAGCAAAATGGCCAAGCTACTTGCCCCAATTTTTCATACCAAGAACTTGTTCTGTTTGGAGAATTGAGAGGAGTAGCGACGACGGGGTGTAGCTCAGTTGGCTAGAGTGCGCGGTTTGGGACCGTGAGGTCGTAGGTTCAAGTCCTATCACCCCGACCAGATAAAAATCGTCCTAAGTGGACGATTTTTTGTTGGTAAATTTTGATTATTCGTGTTATAATTTGCATAAGTTATGAAATATATTTCAATATTTTTTGTGGTTTTGGTTATTTGGATAGCAGCTATTCTAATGGCGCTATCACGCCAAGAGACTGATCAGATCTTCCGGCTATTTGTGGCCACAGTTTTTTGCACCTGTATTCTATTCTTAATTGGATTTGCCAAGAAATAAGGTAGATTAATGGCTCGGCAAAAACAGTCTATTGCCGCGATTAAGCGTTATCGTGCTGCCCGAATGGGTAAAATTTTGACACGTGCATTTTATCTGCATCGGCGCGGTAAAAAAGATGAACTAACCGATTTTATGGCAAATGAAATGGTTGCGCTAGGTGGTGTTTACGTAAAGTTCATGCAAGGTGTTCTACTTCAGAGCGAGTTCATGAAACGCTGGCGAAGTCCAGACAAGCTCAAGATTTTTGAAAGACTCGAAAGTGAACCGCTCAATATTGTCGAAATTCTGAACACTGAGATTCCTGCGAAATACCTAAAAGATATCGTGGAAATTCAACCACAGCCTTTTGCGGCTGGATCTTTTGGCCAAGTATATTATGGCAAGCATGCTAATGGTAAGCCAATAATCGTAAAAGTGTTGAGGCCAATGATCCGCGAAACACTTAAATTCGACCTCAAGTTACTAAGCGGATTTAGTAAGGCTCTTAGTAAGCGAATGTACCAGAACGCTTCACTGGATATGGGGCAAGCTTTTAAGGACTTCACAGAGGCAACTTTGCATGAAACCGACTATGTCGCCGAAAAAGAGTTTGCAATCGAGCAGTACCAACACTATAAGGACCACCCTAAACTTGTTATTCCTGAAACCTACCCAGAATTGTGTTCCGAAAATATCATTACTCAGGAATATATCGGTGGCATCTCGGCTGCTTACTTGGTTGGACTCGTTCAACAAGGTGTCGACCCGATAAAATATGTCGAGGAGCAACTTGGATCAGACTTAGAGCTACAGCTAAAGACTCTGGCTTACGAACTGATTCTAGGAGTCTTTACAATGCCAAGGATTCAGGGCGATCCACATCCTGGAAATGTTAAGTTGTTGCCAGAGAATAAGGTCGCATTGATTGATTTCGGCATATCGGCCCGCAGCACCGACAGTAAAGGCGCTTACTTCGGGCTACTTAAAGAGTATGACAAGTTGAACAAAGGCAAATTTGACATGATTAGCCTGTTTACGAATACTCTGCGTTTCTTTGGTGGAGACCTATATCGTGCACTACTTAAACTCGGTAATACCTTTGCTAGCAATGTCGATATGAATAAAGAGTTAAGTCGAGTAGTGAGTACGAATTTTAAAATTTTGTCTGGCGGTATGGATATTAAAGAGACCATCAAAAACCCCAAAGCTATTACGATTCTTAATCGGATAGCCAACAAAGACAATAAGTTTGGATTCGTGGTCAAAATTGAGTCAACCGAGATGCTTCGGGCTGCTCAATCGGTAGTAACCTTACTCGACAGCCTTGGCATGTACCAAAAAGTGGTGCCAGAAGTGTACGATGCAATAATCAAAAAAGTCGAAGCCGAAATGCCCGAGATTGCTACCGAACAAGACCCAAGCATCAGCACCGACCGTGCAATCGATATTGTCTCGAACTGGCTCGAGCGTGTCGCCGATCGCGACCCAGCCCTATTCAAAAACTTAATGGAAAAAATGCACATGAAACAAAGCGTTAAGGCTGTTAAAAATCATCCAACCTCTGTAAAATCTGAGGAGAATGATGAGAAGCAATCGACAGAGTGATCAGTCTTCGGGTTTTACCAGAACCAAACGAGTGCTTGGTCTTACTCTCGGCGTAAGCTGGCTATCGTTTAGAAACCAAAAATATAAAGCCTCCGAGAAGCTCGTACAAGGACTTCAAGAGCTTGGTGGAATCTATACAAAATTCTTACAGATACTTGTTAACCTGATGCCCGATTTTCCTGGGGTGACAGACGATATTCGCCACAATGTATTCTCTAAACCTTCTTATCAAGATGTAGACGTTATTGATGCGCTTGGTTCGAATCTCGACGCCAACGATCTAATGCGCATTTCGCAAATCCAAAATCAACCCTTTGCATCGGGTAGTTTTGCCCAAGTTTATGAGGCCTTGTTAGATAACCAAATGCCGGTCATTATCAAGATATTAAGACCACACATTCGAAGACAACTAAAAACCGATCTAAGGCTTCTGGCAGTCTTGGCACGCCTGGCTCAACCGCTAATACGTTCCGATATAGTATCGACCGTAAGACTATACAAAGATTACAAACGTACTGTGATGCAGGAAATCAGCTACCGAAAGGAGGTCGAATCTGCCCTACTTATGGCCGAAGAATACGCTGGCAACACAAAAATTGTTATCCCAACAACCTACACCGAACTCTGTACACCCGAAATAATTGTTCAGGAAAAACTTGAAGGTATTAGTTTGAGTAGCTT of the Candidatus Nomurabacteria bacterium genome contains:
- a CDS encoding AarF/ABC1/UbiB kinase family protein; the encoded protein is MARQKQSIAAIKRYRAARMGKILTRAFYLHRRGKKDELTDFMANEMVALGGVYVKFMQGVLLQSEFMKRWRSPDKLKIFERLESEPLNIVEILNTEIPAKYLKDIVEIQPQPFAAGSFGQVYYGKHANGKPIIVKVLRPMIRETLKFDLKLLSGFSKALSKRMYQNASLDMGQAFKDFTEATLHETDYVAEKEFAIEQYQHYKDHPKLVIPETYPELCSENIITQEYIGGISAAYLVGLVQQGVDPIKYVEEQLGSDLELQLKTLAYELILGVFTMPRIQGDPHPGNVKLLPENKVALIDFGISARSTDSKGAYFGLLKEYDKLNKGKFDMISLFTNTLRFFGGDLYRALLKLGNTFASNVDMNKELSRVVSTNFKILSGGMDIKETIKNPKAITILNRIANKDNKFGFVVKIESTEMLRAAQSVVTLLDSLGMYQKVVPEVYDAIIKKVEAEMPEIATEQDPSISTDRAIDIVSNWLERVADRDPALFKNLMEKMHMKQSVKAVKNHPTSVKSEENDEKQSTE
- a CDS encoding VIT1/CCC1 transporter family protein; the encoded protein is MILKGVKRSVPQIVYGGVDGTVSTFAVIAGAYGAGLDERMTFILAAANVGADGFSMAVSAYLSARAARKRRPRWMAAVTFSAFCILGGLLIIPYAIDLAITMSRLVTFLMSCGFAITSFVIVAAIKSRVDKTTLWVSIQEVIALGTVAAAIAYFLGDGLERLIS
- a CDS encoding MgtC/SapB family protein; its protein translation is MNPDDLNILMKVIVAVSLGGLIGIEREIARKPAGIRTHMFVAGAATTVMSISGVLINEFALAHGSVQSDPVRVIEAVIVGISFIGAGTVLKSEKSHNVYYLTTAASILFAATIGITVGLDRIFLAFALTLLVILINAAVGNIEQKVLGKDRHEVDNVKE
- a CDS encoding bifunctional (p)ppGpp synthetase/guanosine-3',5'-bis(diphosphate) 3'-pyrophosphohydrolase produces the protein MTNTEFLERVNHLIELSPKDQQQIMKALEFGANAHTGQTRASGENYFTGHCMPVAIHVAELGLSANMIIAALLHDTIEDTSITHKDIRKEFNKTVADLVEGVSKLGKLKYRGNERHVESLRKFFVAATKDVRVIILKLCDRWHNLETLEYLPEEKRKRIALESMMIHGALASRLNMGKLTNAINDLAFPYAMPEEYEKTLSLRESFLKQEDKVIEQMYRDMLRVLTDSLGYTPKIDRRKKGIYSFYKKLERKEWNTDQIHDMIAIRAIVKTDADCYKALGAVHAKWRPVQGRVKDYIASPKPNGYQSLHTSVFTGRGNVLEVQIRTEDMHQFAEFGIAAHHTYKADTKSARKNEFDWIDQLGDIKQDESVDDYLKDLRTDFFADRIFAMTPRGDVIDLPRGATVLDFAFAVHTDLGMSAQGGKINGVYKALKTPLESEDIVEIVPGKKTHPTTDWLNWSITNLAHSRVRKKLGLQRKFVPNKKAKTSSAK
- a CDS encoding serine hydroxymethyltransferase; this translates as MKDEVLTKLLALEILRQRQGIELIPSENYVSKDVLEALGSVFTNKYSEGYPGQRYYAGQENTDQVEQLAIDRAKKLFKADHANVQPHSGAQANEVAYNSWCDPGDTILAMDLSHGGHLTHGHPVTMLARQFNFVRYGMKDISTGELDYAAIRKLAKKHQPKIILVGFSAYPREPDYAKFAEIGNEIGAVLMADIAHIAGLIAAGVVKNPFDYGFHMMTSTTHKTLRGPRGGLILTRGKVTNPLKKPEKTIENLPTLVDRTLFPGVQGGPHMHAVLAKAVAFGEALAPEFKLYSKQILLNASHLASELKKRNFKLITGGTSNHMMLIDMLGSRRIDGAEAETALEAIGITSNKNAIPDDTNPPFRPSGLRLGTPAVTTRGLTEEHMELIADWIDRAISSRSSKKQLAELRQQTKEFISRY
- a CDS encoding UDP-N-acetylglucosamine 1-carboxyvinyltransferase, yielding MTTVNQKIGILIQRTRQQRNITQADLAKLIGTSQSAINRIEHGKQNLSLETIARISDALDKQLMKVSDSVSLRIHGGKELHGAIEVNTSKNAAVHLLCASLLNSGTTRLKKVARIEEVFRIIEVLQSIGVDVKWHGADLEIKPPKKLDLTNLNADSARKTRSIIMFLGPLMHLSHQFEIPYAGGCKLGKRTIQAHSYALNELGLNIETANETYQITANPRKALRPIVMYESGDTATTNILLAAAKTPGKTIIKMASANYMVQDICLYLRELGVQIDGIGSTTLTVHGVSHINKSVTYSPSEDPVEAMTFIAAAVTTNSSILVRRAPIDFLELELLKLEKMGLKFDVSAAYSADNGYTQLVDVRIFKHNGSLQALADKIDSRPFPGLNIDHLPYFVPIAATAHGRTLIHDWVYENRAIYYTELTKLGADIELADPHRAFVTGPTKWRPTDMVCPVALRPAVINLIGMLAAPGVSVLRNIYTIARGYEDIAERFNSLGADIEVIHDL